In Bythopirellula goksoeyrii, a single window of DNA contains:
- a CDS encoding YfcE family phosphodiesterase: MRIGVVSDTHAHVANTQAAITLLESLSVERVLHCGDICSTVVAKLFAEWPTDFVFGNCDHDREELAAAIAEAGQTCHGVFGDLKIAGRRIALLHSDDHRKFQQVTTSGEFDLVCYGHTHVAKIEKVGDTLVLNPGALYRANPHSLAVVELATMDAEIVNL, translated from the coding sequence ATGCGAATCGGTGTAGTCAGCGACACCCATGCCCATGTGGCTAATACCCAGGCCGCGATCACGTTGCTTGAGAGTCTGTCCGTCGAACGGGTACTTCACTGTGGCGACATCTGCTCGACCGTCGTGGCAAAGCTGTTTGCCGAGTGGCCAACCGATTTCGTTTTCGGCAATTGCGACCATGATCGCGAAGAACTTGCTGCGGCAATCGCCGAGGCGGGGCAAACTTGTCACGGTGTATTTGGTGATTTGAAAATCGCCGGTCGCCGGATTGCGCTGCTGCACAGCGACGATCACCGCAAGTTTCAACAGGTCACCACCAGCGGTGAATTCGATCTGGTCTGTTATGGACACACCCACGTCGCCAAGATTGAGAAAGTAGGCGACACACTGGTATTGAATCCCGGTGCCCTCTACCGTGCCAACCCGCACTCTTTGGCGGTGGTCGAGCTAGCGACGATGGATGCAGAGATTGTGAATTTGTAG
- a CDS encoding tetratricopeptide repeat protein, whose product MKSSLPTCFVHKLCNSIYHTLCVVGCLVGAATASADDGSFTFVEDTSVVEASHAQDSPASRNGDSFVFVEETSAPAQTVAPPKRGDIKLVSDISEEQAIYQEATQLEVSQSAISKPVRRQPTIKQPAANKIKVSKPAPLNAVGQLLVDAHFLSQTAGTTTDYSDVIDLGVEAIQLGAKGENKQYANQLISWALNRRGQLYSEEGKSDLADADFHEALKFDPKNWRALHNRGVSYAETGQFAEAFDDFNLVLEMNPEFGKAYTNRATLFVQAGDLSSAEQDYQQACRLDKKLSSARLGLARVCHIGGRWDEAYAHFTAAAELAPENPAILCSRGDLLADMGRYAEALADYADAIEIKPSFAHAYRNGAWLLATCPDETFRDSENAVLGARQALEFEYGDRHVALDTLAAALANAGNYDEAIQTLEEAIEVAPSASRGDYLARIKLYESGTPFRTQPVAVVSQAAYEGE is encoded by the coding sequence ATGAAAAGCTCTTTACCTACCTGTTTCGTTCATAAACTCTGCAACTCGATCTACCACACGCTCTGCGTAGTCGGTTGCCTCGTGGGTGCTGCCACTGCTAGTGCTGACGACGGGTCGTTTACGTTTGTCGAAGATACCTCGGTTGTTGAGGCTTCGCATGCGCAAGACTCGCCAGCATCTCGCAACGGGGATTCGTTCGTCTTCGTCGAAGAAACCTCCGCACCAGCGCAGACCGTTGCGCCACCAAAGCGCGGCGATATCAAGCTGGTCAGCGATATATCCGAAGAGCAGGCGATTTATCAAGAAGCGACCCAGCTCGAAGTATCGCAGTCGGCGATATCAAAGCCAGTCAGGCGTCAACCTACAATCAAGCAGCCCGCTGCAAACAAAATCAAAGTTTCCAAGCCTGCTCCGCTCAATGCTGTGGGACAACTGCTGGTGGATGCCCATTTTCTGTCGCAGACTGCCGGCACCACGACCGACTACTCAGACGTCATCGATCTCGGTGTGGAGGCCATCCAACTTGGAGCCAAGGGCGAGAACAAACAGTACGCCAATCAGTTGATTTCCTGGGCGTTGAATCGCCGCGGACAGCTTTATTCCGAAGAGGGAAAGAGCGACCTTGCAGACGCCGATTTTCATGAAGCACTCAAGTTCGATCCCAAGAACTGGCGAGCCCTTCACAATCGGGGTGTCTCCTACGCCGAGACGGGGCAATTCGCCGAGGCGTTTGATGATTTCAATCTGGTCCTCGAAATGAATCCAGAGTTTGGCAAGGCCTACACCAACCGGGCCACGCTGTTCGTGCAGGCAGGTGACCTTAGTAGTGCTGAACAAGACTACCAACAGGCCTGCCGCTTGGATAAAAAGCTCTCCTCGGCCCGATTGGGTCTAGCACGAGTCTGTCACATCGGCGGACGTTGGGATGAAGCCTACGCTCATTTCACCGCCGCCGCGGAACTAGCTCCCGAGAATCCGGCAATCCTCTGCAGTCGTGGTGATTTGCTGGCAGACATGGGCCGCTATGCCGAGGCACTGGCTGATTACGCCGACGCGATCGAAATCAAACCGAGCTTTGCCCATGCCTATCGCAACGGTGCCTGGCTGCTGGCCACCTGTCCGGACGAAACTTTTCGTGATTCGGAAAACGCCGTGTTGGGTGCACGCCAGGCACTCGAATTTGAGTACGGCGACCGCCATGTAGCGCTCGACACCCTCGCCGCCGCATTGGCAAATGCCGGCAACTACGATGAAGCGATACAAACATTGGAAGAGGCCATCGAAGTGGCCCCCTCGGCAAGCCGCGGTGATTATCTAGCACGAATCAAACTTTATGAATCGGGCACCCCCTTCCGTACCCAACCAGTAGCGGTTGTTTCGCAGGCGGCTTACGAGGGTGAGTAG